A genomic stretch from uncultured Cohaesibacter sp. includes:
- a CDS encoding TetR/AcrR family transcriptional regulator — MAEDIKTSGKSNRRPPGRPPTHKDGELQKRLIDIAGEEFLASGYEHTRVQIVAEKAGISTRTFYKVIPNKAELFRMVAEEWLQRELQRFDQVPTTDGDGLSQLEGLILFYSRLLMSPNYRRTAYIMITEMKNFPEILKEQQKVSECFYQAFDNRIIQLCESGKIDCPAPALAAEMLRTIISGLQRQIVFGGRTKDMSDDELIEWSKNCAALFLNGCGSVSSFHRRR, encoded by the coding sequence ATGGCAGAAGACATAAAAACAAGCGGTAAGAGCAATCGGCGTCCACCGGGCAGACCTCCGACCCACAAGGACGGCGAGCTTCAGAAAAGGCTGATCGATATCGCTGGTGAAGAGTTTCTGGCGTCTGGCTATGAACATACGCGAGTCCAGATCGTCGCAGAAAAAGCGGGCATTTCGACACGCACATTCTATAAGGTCATCCCTAACAAGGCCGAGCTGTTTCGCATGGTTGCCGAGGAATGGTTGCAGCGGGAGCTCCAGCGCTTCGATCAGGTGCCCACAACAGATGGCGATGGTTTAAGTCAACTCGAAGGTCTGATCCTGTTCTATTCAAGGCTGCTGATGAGCCCGAACTACAGGAGAACGGCTTATATCATGATCACGGAAATGAAGAATTTCCCTGAAATCCTGAAAGAGCAGCAAAAAGTGTCTGAATGCTTTTATCAAGCGTTTGACAATCGTATTATCCAACTCTGTGAAAGTGGAAAGATCGACTGTCCGGCCCCTGCTCTCGCGGCAGAAATGCTCAGAACCATAATCAGCGGTTTGCAGCGTCAAATCGTGTTCGGCGGCCGAACAAAAGACATGTCTGACGATGAACTGATCGAATGGTCAAAGAATTGTGCCGCTCTCTTCCTGAACGGCTGTGGCTCGGTCTCGTCTTTTCACCGGCGGCGATAA